The Stieleria sp. JC731 genome has a segment encoding these proteins:
- a CDS encoding tetratricopeptide repeat protein produces MGLIEILIVGTAFTLVIYLSVRLDDNNRFQKLRARADRALQERDFDAAFQFYDAMNRIADRTKKDSNARAYRFNVNHGRGVTFYFQNAYPEAVSELEKALQTRHDDLYTPQSAIAQIHCCLASSYKSLSQPGPSAEHFTKMAQACQSCDPDELPETLDHLCQHTDVLVNVNQYELAKQIHALIDEQLNRLPLEESAVLKAKSQLALAGIDCANSDYRRCRERCQMVLEHYNVSQEISARASGILGTAQFILGEFESSIANQRLAIDFHRQYASGIDYAFWELSLATTMLYYGQYDEAISIAEKSFRKIQRFPDYGKVYFCHAAQHLLPFVLHQDDYVRIDDLLCQLEHQISNANQQESTTIADIQIWRGIYWLDLLQTDRAVPLMETAIATYSRINGPTHIATISNRTSLAVALLHQGKTQQAEGQIALVQEREAELEQVGPLYLFDFYEAKAALAIAQNRYSDALQIVESAVAKIETLVLPQKTVFATQWLLKASALEGLGEISSAIEAAHSAIDHRLKTQPADVVRNFPAYTLLASLYRKQGDSEQAERYQAKADVIRRRCDELVLSQPPQSEMQDLNPYAVTSRVS; encoded by the coding sequence TTGGGCCTCATTGAAATTTTAATTGTCGGCACCGCGTTCACCCTTGTCATCTATCTGTCGGTGCGGCTGGACGACAACAACCGTTTTCAAAAGCTTCGGGCACGAGCCGATCGTGCATTGCAAGAACGCGACTTTGATGCCGCGTTTCAATTTTACGATGCGATGAATCGCATTGCTGATCGAACAAAAAAGGATTCAAACGCGAGAGCCTATCGCTTCAATGTCAACCATGGTCGTGGTGTCACGTTCTATTTTCAGAACGCCTATCCGGAAGCGGTTTCCGAACTGGAGAAAGCACTTCAAACGCGACACGACGACTTGTATACGCCGCAGTCCGCGATTGCACAGATTCATTGCTGTCTTGCCAGCTCCTACAAATCGCTTTCGCAACCGGGACCTTCTGCCGAACATTTCACAAAGATGGCCCAAGCCTGCCAGTCGTGCGACCCCGATGAACTGCCCGAAACACTCGATCACCTTTGTCAACATACGGACGTTTTAGTCAATGTGAATCAATATGAACTGGCGAAGCAAATCCACGCTTTGATCGACGAACAACTCAATCGGTTACCTCTTGAAGAGAGTGCCGTATTGAAGGCCAAATCACAGCTCGCTTTGGCCGGAATCGACTGTGCAAATTCCGACTATCGTCGATGCCGGGAGCGGTGCCAAATGGTCCTGGAACATTACAACGTATCGCAGGAAATCTCCGCTCGCGCGAGCGGCATTCTCGGAACAGCACAGTTTATTCTTGGCGAGTTCGAATCGTCGATCGCTAACCAACGGTTGGCGATCGACTTCCATCGCCAATACGCATCCGGAATTGACTATGCATTCTGGGAACTTTCGCTAGCCACCACGATGCTGTACTACGGCCAGTACGACGAGGCGATTTCAATCGCGGAAAAATCGTTTCGTAAAATCCAGCGATTCCCTGACTATGGCAAGGTCTATTTCTGCCATGCGGCTCAGCATCTGCTGCCGTTTGTGCTGCACCAAGACGACTATGTTCGAATAGACGATTTGCTATGCCAATTGGAACATCAGATCAGCAACGCGAACCAACAGGAATCCACGACGATTGCGGACATCCAAATTTGGCGAGGAATCTATTGGCTCGATTTACTTCAAACGGATCGCGCGGTGCCGTTAATGGAAACGGCAATTGCGACATACAGTCGGATCAACGGACCGACACATATCGCGACGATTTCGAACCGAACCTCCTTGGCTGTCGCATTGCTTCATCAGGGCAAAACCCAGCAAGCAGAAGGACAAATTGCTTTGGTACAAGAACGCGAGGCTGAACTTGAACAGGTAGGCCCGCTGTATTTATTTGACTTTTATGAGGCCAAAGCGGCGCTTGCGATCGCTCAAAACCGGTACTCTGACGCCTTGCAAATCGTCGAATCGGCAGTCGCAAAAATCGAGACGCTCGTCCTTCCTCAGAAGACCGTTTTCGCGACACAGTGGCTACTGAAAGCCAGCGCCCTCGAAGGCTTGGGGGAGATCTCGTCTGCCATCGAAGCGGCCCACAGCGCGATCGATCATCGACTGAAGACACAACCGGCTGACGTCGTACGCAATTTTCCTGCGTACACGCTCTTGGCTAGCCTCTATCGAAAACAAGGCGATTCAGAACAAGCCGAGCGCTATCAAGCCAAAGCCGACGTGATCCGACGCAGGTGCGATGAACTCGTTTTAAGCCAACCGCCTCAATCCGAAATGCAGGATCTGAATCCGTATGCGGTGACAAGTCGCGTATCTTAG
- a CDS encoding sigma-70 family RNA polymerase sigma factor, with product MNQDANHEDFIRCLTESQTRLYGYVYSLLGDHSLAADVVQETNLVLWRKMDEFVPGQSFLRWAFGIARFQVLSHYRDQKRDRLLLDSELVEVIGRESELQAEGFDSFRLALRPCLKLLAPNHRSMIEQRYFHSMPIAEVAERCGRSVGAIKTALVRIRQQLGNCVQKRLATEA from the coding sequence ATGAATCAAGACGCCAATCACGAAGACTTCATTCGATGTTTGACCGAAAGCCAAACGCGGCTATACGGCTATGTCTATTCGTTGCTTGGCGACCATAGTTTGGCCGCAGATGTGGTTCAGGAAACCAATTTGGTGCTTTGGCGAAAGATGGATGAATTTGTTCCCGGGCAATCTTTTTTACGATGGGCGTTCGGCATCGCCCGTTTTCAAGTCCTTTCACACTACAGGGATCAAAAACGCGATCGTTTGCTCTTGGATAGTGAACTGGTCGAAGTCATCGGGCGAGAGTCCGAATTGCAGGCTGAGGGATTTGATTCGTTCCGGCTAGCGTTGCGACCGTGCCTTAAACTTCTCGCCCCCAACCATCGGTCCATGATCGAACAGCGGTATTTTCACTCGATGCCGATCGCCGAAGTCGCCGAGCGATGTGGACGAAGTGTCGGCGCTATCAAGACGGCTCTCGTGCGTATCCGGCAACAGCTAGGCAATTGTGTACAAAAGCGATTGGCGACGGAGGCTTGA
- a CDS encoding LamG-like jellyroll fold domain-containing protein, which translates to MDEATEELERLLIEWDAGTLDESGIQRVREILRSSEVAREHYIRSRMMNAAFELDSQAHLDSAIDPSIGVAQSSSDRVVKQSYAGHWRLLAVAASLVFVMLGARLIYLEFEMGTATESSKSGERLYTANQQAGEAMASGIAIVKSLVDVQWPSDDDVREVGDALQAGRFSMVSGIAQIEFFCGASVVVEGPAELDLENPMLAKLHRGRLRAQVPPAARGFSVDVAEMKVVDLGTEFGISVNDGQADVQVFDGEVELHRSAEPVRRLITGEGIKKLAEGAVIESEASPDLFVDIESLESREQDQENSRFKRWDASTARLRQDARLITYYRFDRQGVKQRRLKSGTSPADDELDGAIVGANRTSGRWSEKYALEFKKPGDRVRVQIPGEFKSLTLAAWVKIDSLDRWYNSLFLTDHYNQGEPHWQILDSGQLFFSVRHKPDDATGKLAKRQTHQPILSPPFWTPSLSGRWLFLATTYDADTGETTHYLNGEIIHQETIDPSLVVHQTRIGAATIGNWSTPTREDAEFAIRNLNGSMDEFAIFSAVLSPREIEEIYRNGKP; encoded by the coding sequence ATGGACGAAGCTACCGAAGAACTCGAACGATTGCTCATCGAATGGGACGCCGGAACGCTCGACGAAAGTGGCATTCAGCGAGTACGCGAGATTTTACGAAGTAGCGAGGTCGCACGCGAGCACTACATTCGGTCGCGAATGATGAACGCGGCGTTCGAGTTGGATTCGCAAGCCCATTTGGATTCGGCGATAGATCCATCAATTGGCGTTGCGCAAAGCTCTAGCGATCGAGTTGTCAAGCAAAGTTACGCCGGACATTGGCGACTGCTTGCTGTCGCGGCATCGCTCGTTTTCGTCATGCTTGGTGCCCGTTTGATTTATCTGGAATTCGAAATGGGAACCGCGACAGAGTCATCGAAGTCCGGTGAGCGTCTCTACACGGCGAATCAACAAGCGGGCGAAGCGATGGCGAGTGGAATTGCGATCGTCAAGAGTTTGGTCGATGTCCAATGGCCAAGCGATGACGACGTCCGTGAAGTCGGCGACGCGCTGCAGGCAGGAAGGTTCTCGATGGTGTCCGGGATCGCACAGATTGAGTTCTTTTGTGGTGCAAGTGTCGTCGTCGAAGGTCCTGCAGAACTTGATTTGGAAAACCCAATGTTGGCCAAGCTGCACCGTGGACGTCTTCGAGCACAGGTGCCACCGGCCGCTCGCGGTTTTTCGGTTGATGTTGCTGAAATGAAAGTGGTTGACTTGGGAACCGAGTTTGGGATTTCTGTCAACGACGGACAGGCGGATGTTCAAGTTTTCGATGGAGAAGTCGAACTGCATCGTTCGGCTGAACCGGTTCGGCGACTGATCACCGGCGAAGGTATCAAGAAACTTGCCGAAGGGGCAGTGATCGAATCGGAGGCCTCACCGGACTTGTTTGTTGATATCGAAAGCCTGGAATCTCGGGAGCAAGATCAGGAGAATTCGCGATTTAAACGCTGGGACGCTTCGACAGCACGTCTTCGCCAAGATGCGAGGTTGATTACTTACTATCGATTTGATCGTCAGGGTGTCAAACAACGTCGTCTCAAATCGGGTACTTCACCAGCTGACGACGAATTGGATGGTGCGATCGTGGGTGCGAATCGGACCTCAGGTCGGTGGTCCGAGAAGTATGCGTTGGAGTTCAAGAAGCCCGGCGACCGGGTTCGCGTGCAAATCCCAGGAGAATTCAAGTCACTGACATTGGCCGCTTGGGTCAAGATCGACAGCTTGGACCGTTGGTACAACTCGTTATTTCTGACCGACCATTACAACCAAGGTGAACCCCACTGGCAGATCCTTGATAGCGGTCAGCTGTTTTTCTCCGTCAGACACAAGCCCGACGACGCGACCGGAAAGCTCGCGAAACGTCAAACGCACCAACCGATTTTGTCGCCTCCGTTCTGGACCCCATCGCTTAGTGGACGTTGGCTTTTCTTGGCAACAACCTACGACGCGGACACGGGTGAAACGACTCACTATCTAAACGGAGAAATCATCCATCAGGAAACGATTGATCCAAGTCTTGTGGTTCATCAAACCAGGATCGGTGCGGCGACGATTGGTAACTGGTCCACACCAACGCGTGAAGATGCTGAGTTCGCGATTCGAAATTTGAACGGCAGCATGGATGAGTTCGCCATTTTCTCTGCCGTTCTATCGCCCCGTGAGATCGAGGAGATCTATCGAAATGGAAAACCTTAG